The following DNA comes from Occultella kanbiaonis.
GCCGAGCAGGGTCTCCACCAAGGAGGGCGTCGCCACCGCCGCGGGACCGCCGTCACAGTCACGCATGCACGGCAGCACGTCCGCGATCGTCCGGCTGGACAGCCCGGCGGCGAACAGCTCCTGGATATGGATCACCCGATCGACGGCGGACTCGGTGAACTCCCGGTGCCCACCGCCGGTGCGGCGGGCCGCGAGCAGCCCCTGTTCCTCGTAGT
Coding sequences within:
- a CDS encoding MerR family transcriptional regulator, translated to MSAGGVMRIGELARRTAVSERSLRYYEEQGLLAARRTGGGHREFTESAVDRVIHIQELFAAGLSSRTIADVLPCMRDCDGGPAAVATPSLVETLLGERARIDARIAQLASSREVLDEVIEAASGS